One Chryseobacterium wanjuense genomic region harbors:
- a CDS encoding glycoside hydrolase family 43 protein — translation MRQRIMNPVFLKKKTMLTAAVALLFFDSISGQTFSDFSYRGNDKIYTNNPLKEDEFYSPILQGCYPDPSITRKGDDYYLVNSSFSMFPGVPIFTSKDLVNWKQVGHVLDRPSQLKVEKSGVSQGIYAPDIKYNKHNDTFYMITTQIASGIGNMVVKTKDPAKGWSEVQKLNFDGIDPSIFFDDDGKAYIVHNDAPPKVTEQYNGHRVIKMWDYDLEKDQVVAGSDKIIVNGGVDLSQKPIWIEGPHLYKKNGKYFLMCAEGGTGGNHSEVIFMSDSPKGPFVPAMNNPILTQRYFPKDRKDKVDWAGHADLVETPNGQYYGVFLAIRPNVNNRVNSGRETFILPVDWSGTYPVFQNGLVPMKPKLKVPEGVKNQTGQNGFFPNGNFTYSDKLTDKNLDYRWIAMRGPRENFINISKNGVKINPFETNIKALAPVSALFHRLQHEDFETSVTLDFKPKSEKELAGITCYQSERFNYVFGITKKDKDYYIVLERTEKGESKLIASEKISLSKTVRLQVVGEKDEYNFNYSLDGKNFKNLGGSVSGDILSTDVAGGFTGSLIGLYSTSSNDIVPN, via the coding sequence ATGAGACAGAGAATAATGAATCCGGTATTTTTAAAAAAGAAAACCATGCTGACGGCTGCTGTAGCTCTATTATTTTTTGACAGCATTTCAGGGCAGACCTTTTCAGACTTTTCTTATCGTGGAAATGATAAAATATATACAAACAATCCTTTGAAAGAGGATGAATTTTACTCTCCGATTCTCCAGGGATGCTATCCGGATCCAAGTATTACCAGAAAAGGAGATGATTATTACCTTGTAAATTCTTCATTTTCAATGTTTCCGGGTGTTCCCATTTTTACATCTAAAGATTTGGTCAATTGGAAGCAGGTGGGTCACGTTCTGGACAGGCCTTCACAGCTGAAAGTGGAAAAATCAGGCGTTTCACAAGGAATCTACGCTCCGGATATTAAATATAATAAGCATAATGATACTTTTTATATGATCACCACGCAGATTGCCAGTGGAATCGGGAATATGGTTGTGAAAACCAAAGATCCCGCAAAAGGCTGGAGTGAAGTGCAAAAGTTGAATTTTGATGGTATTGATCCTTCCATTTTTTTTGATGATGATGGTAAAGCGTATATCGTTCACAATGATGCGCCGCCGAAAGTAACCGAGCAGTACAACGGTCATCGTGTCATCAAGATGTGGGATTATGATTTGGAAAAAGACCAGGTAGTGGCAGGTTCAGATAAAATTATTGTGAATGGCGGTGTCGATCTTTCTCAAAAACCAATCTGGATAGAAGGGCCACATTTATATAAAAAAAACGGAAAATATTTTCTGATGTGTGCAGAAGGCGGAACTGGCGGTAATCACAGCGAAGTCATTTTTATGTCAGATTCTCCGAAAGGCCCATTTGTTCCTGCAATGAATAATCCTATTTTGACGCAGCGATATTTCCCCAAAGACAGAAAAGATAAAGTGGATTGGGCGGGTCATGCCGATCTGGTAGAAACTCCGAACGGTCAATATTACGGGGTCTTTCTGGCCATTCGTCCTAATGTAAACAACAGGGTAAACAGTGGTCGCGAGACTTTCATTCTTCCTGTTGACTGGAGCGGAACATATCCTGTTTTCCAAAACGGACTGGTTCCGATGAAACCAAAATTAAAAGTACCGGAAGGCGTAAAAAATCAGACCGGGCAAAACGGATTTTTCCCGAACGGAAACTTCACATACTCTGACAAGCTGACCGATAAAAATCTGGATTACCGATGGATCGCCATGCGCGGACCACGTGAAAATTTCATCAATATTTCTAAAAACGGGGTAAAAATAAATCCTTTTGAGACCAATATTAAAGCATTGGCACCGGTTTCGGCACTATTTCACAGGCTGCAGCACGAAGACTTTGAAACTTCTGTAACGCTGGATTTTAAACCGAAATCAGAAAAAGAACTGGCAGGAATTACCTGCTATCAAAGTGAACGATTCAACTATGTATTCGGAATTACAAAAAAAGATAAAGATTATTATATCGTTTTGGAGAGAACTGAAAAAGGAGAATCCAAATTGATTGCCAGCGAAAAAATTTCACTTTCAAAAACGGTCAGATTACAGGTAGTTGGTGAAAAAGATGAGTATAATTTTAATTATTCTTTAGATGGCAAAAACTTCAAAAACCTTGGAGGTTCAGTCTCCGGAGATATTCTTTCTACCGATGTTGCAGGTGGATTTACCGGAAGTCTGATTGGTTTGTACAGCACTTCGTCTAATGATATTGTACCTAATTAA
- a CDS encoding SDR family oxidoreductase: MNEIFSIKDKVAVITGASGVLGGSLAKSFIEAGAKIVALGRNQQTVGARVKELKDLGGDALAVEANVMNIESLESASKKILEKYGKIDILLNIAGGNIPAATLAPDQCFFDMKMEAWNEVTDLNINGTVYPSYVFGKVMAEQGSGSIVNISSMAAYSAITRVAGYSAAKSAITNFTQWLASDLALKYGDKIRVNAIAPGFFIGDQNRAILLNPDGSLTDRSKKVIAKTPMGRFGNADELNGAVQFLCSDAASFITGALLPIDGGFSAFSGV, encoded by the coding sequence ATGAACGAAATATTCAGCATAAAAGATAAAGTGGCCGTCATTACAGGTGCTTCAGGCGTACTCGGCGGAAGTTTGGCTAAAAGTTTTATTGAAGCCGGAGCAAAAATTGTTGCATTGGGAAGAAATCAACAGACAGTAGGCGCAAGGGTAAAAGAACTGAAAGATCTGGGTGGCGATGCATTAGCAGTGGAAGCCAACGTGATGAATATTGAAAGTCTTGAATCTGCTTCAAAAAAAATCCTCGAAAAATATGGTAAAATCGATATTCTTCTCAATATTGCCGGCGGAAATATTCCTGCTGCGACATTAGCTCCTGACCAGTGCTTTTTCGACATGAAAATGGAAGCCTGGAACGAAGTGACGGATTTAAACATCAACGGAACGGTTTACCCGAGCTATGTCTTCGGAAAAGTAATGGCAGAACAGGGAAGCGGTAGCATTGTGAATATCTCTTCAATGGCAGCATATTCCGCAATCACAAGAGTGGCAGGATACTCGGCAGCCAAATCTGCAATTACCAATTTTACACAATGGCTGGCCTCTGATTTAGCTTTAAAATACGGTGACAAAATTCGTGTAAATGCCATTGCTCCGGGCTTTTTCATCGGAGATCAAAACCGGGCGATTTTACTAAATCCGGATGGTTCTCTCACTGACAGAAGCAAAAAAGTAATCGCTAAAACACCCATGGGACGTTTCGGAAATGCTGATGAGCTCAACGGTGCCGTCCAATTTCTATGTTCAGATGCCGCAAGCTTCATCACTGGTGCATTATTGCCTATTGATGGTGGTTTCAGTGCTTTCAGCGGGGTGTAA
- the uxuA gene encoding mannonate dehydratase — protein sequence MEKTWRWFGKKDKIKLDMLRQIGVEGIVSALHEIPNGEIWSLEAINDYKNYIESFGLRWSVVESLAVSEAIKYGGENRDVLIENYIQSLENLGKAGVTTVCYNFMPVLDWARTDLFYQWEDGSSSLYFDKAKFAYFEIHILQREGAENDYNSEILQKVEQLKNTLTQEDNDDLIDSIIVKTQGFVNGNIKEGDQNPVAIFKSLLALYDGVDKNQLRENMKYFLEKIMPVCEKWGIQMCVHPDDPPFSLLGLPRIVTNEEDIDWFLNAVDNPHNGLTFCAGSLSAGLQNDVPKLARKYAYRTKFVHLRSTNVFENGDFIEAHHLGGRGKLIEVIRIFEKENPDLPMRIDHGRLLTDDIDKGYNPGYSFLGRMLALGQIEGVMAAIQNEMSN from the coding sequence ATGGAAAAAACCTGGCGTTGGTTTGGTAAAAAAGACAAAATAAAGCTGGATATGCTTCGCCAAATCGGAGTAGAAGGGATTGTTTCTGCACTTCATGAAATCCCTAACGGGGAAATCTGGTCGCTGGAGGCAATTAATGATTATAAAAATTACATAGAAAGTTTTGGACTTCGCTGGTCGGTCGTAGAAAGTCTGGCAGTAAGTGAAGCGATAAAATATGGAGGGGAAAACAGAGATGTATTAATAGAAAATTATATCCAAAGCCTTGAAAACCTCGGTAAAGCTGGTGTAACAACCGTTTGTTACAACTTTATGCCGGTTCTGGACTGGGCTCGGACAGATTTGTTTTATCAGTGGGAAGACGGATCGTCGTCCTTATATTTTGATAAGGCCAAATTTGCTTATTTTGAAATTCATATTCTGCAAAGAGAAGGTGCAGAAAACGATTATAATTCTGAGATTCTTCAAAAAGTAGAACAATTAAAAAATACTTTAACGCAGGAAGACAATGATGATTTAATAGACTCTATTATTGTAAAAACTCAAGGTTTTGTTAATGGAAATATTAAAGAAGGAGATCAAAATCCGGTAGCTATTTTCAAAAGCTTATTGGCTTTATATGATGGGGTTGATAAAAACCAGCTTCGTGAGAATATGAAATATTTCCTGGAAAAAATAATGCCTGTCTGTGAAAAATGGGGTATCCAGATGTGTGTACATCCCGATGATCCGCCATTCTCATTGTTGGGCTTACCGAGAATTGTGACCAACGAAGAAGATATAGACTGGTTCTTAAATGCTGTCGATAATCCTCACAACGGACTGACTTTCTGCGCAGGTTCTTTGAGTGCCGGTCTTCAGAATGATGTTCCGAAACTTGCCCGGAAATATGCCTACCGAACAAAGTTTGTCCATTTAAGAAGTACCAATGTTTTTGAAAACGGAGATTTTATCGAAGCCCATCATTTGGGTGGACGGGGAAAACTGATTGAAGTCATCCGCATATTTGAAAAAGAAAACCCGGATTTGCCGATGCGCATCGATCACGGAAGATTATTGACGGACGATATTGATAAAGGTTACAATCCCGGATACTCATTTTTAGGAAGAATGCTCGCTTTGGGGCAAATTGAAGGGGTAATGGCAGCCATACAAAACGAAATGTCAAATTAA
- a CDS encoding RagB/SusD family nutrient uptake outer membrane protein gives MIKYNKKMIAGAIFLSLTFTGCNEILDEEPRTSYTVDYFNTEQGINQGVTSLYRHLRMLYGNGYFMSNCQNGTDESTFGQQADGNFKELDMSGNGNITPSTFPPSMIWNSVFPYINTANGIIEKGPSFGISESLISEARFFRAFDYFLLVQTYGGVPLDLGSGELAFNINPSATSVRNTVPEVYSKAIFPDLKKAIDNLPASPRVTGGVTKNVARLFLAKAYLTYGWWLQNPNDIPTYPEAARTDPDGHNAQWYFQQAYDIALEGINSPGPYALQPTYYDLNVGSNDRNNECMLYADHTSSSSYYNESDPIGFGSGWSPDNFAAWMQTWNYTNIKSSKSSTTWDAGSSVQRAATQTLGRPWVRMCPTIGVIKNTFADKTNDSRYDGTFVTSYRGNWNKEATGLTTIPVLYNANNLPVQPNDAILTFLNDDSQTPTYPSGAGQSGVGAGTLPGRADWVIAPNGISRMVFPGLWKIGTYRTDNGNGLGFPNAGLTRPFNAAKFSEFYFIAAEAAVKGASGAMTARDLINVIRARAGKWKFSNAQNTTYIADNSAAMVAATPSTITIDYILAERSREYYGEFYRWYDLIRTQKWQEYASSYQIGGSNYGDHTPQTVTRNIQKFHYLRPIPQSQLDAMEVSADIKAKYQNPGY, from the coding sequence ATGATAAAATATAATAAAAAAATGATAGCAGGAGCAATCTTCTTATCATTAACTTTCACCGGATGTAATGAAATATTGGATGAAGAGCCAAGAACAAGTTATACTGTTGATTATTTTAATACAGAACAAGGCATCAACCAGGGAGTTACGTCTTTATACAGACATCTCCGTATGTTGTATGGGAATGGATATTTTATGAGCAATTGCCAGAATGGTACAGATGAATCAACTTTTGGGCAACAGGCTGATGGCAATTTTAAAGAATTGGATATGTCAGGAAATGGAAATATTACTCCATCAACATTTCCTCCGAGTATGATTTGGAATTCTGTGTTTCCGTACATCAATACTGCCAATGGAATTATTGAAAAAGGCCCGTCTTTCGGAATTTCCGAATCTCTTATTTCCGAGGCCCGATTCTTCAGAGCATTTGATTACTTTTTATTGGTGCAGACTTACGGTGGTGTTCCATTAGATCTTGGTTCCGGGGAACTGGCTTTTAATATTAATCCGTCTGCAACGTCAGTAAGAAATACAGTGCCTGAGGTGTATAGCAAAGCTATATTTCCTGACCTTAAAAAAGCTATAGATAATCTACCAGCCTCTCCACGGGTTACGGGTGGGGTTACCAAAAATGTTGCAAGATTGTTTTTAGCAAAAGCATACCTTACTTATGGCTGGTGGCTGCAAAATCCTAATGATATTCCCACCTATCCGGAAGCTGCAAGAACGGATCCTGATGGTCATAATGCCCAATGGTATTTCCAACAGGCTTATGATATTGCATTAGAGGGAATTAACAGTCCTGGGCCATATGCCCTGCAGCCTACTTACTATGATTTAAATGTAGGCTCCAATGACAGAAATAATGAATGTATGCTGTATGCAGATCACACATCGTCTAGCTCATATTATAATGAAAGTGATCCTATAGGATTTGGTTCCGGCTGGAGCCCGGACAACTTTGCAGCCTGGATGCAGACCTGGAATTATACCAATATTAAAAGCAGCAAGTCTTCTACCACCTGGGATGCCGGTAGCTCCGTTCAGCGTGCTGCTACCCAGACATTAGGTCGTCCTTGGGTACGTATGTGTCCTACCATTGGAGTAATAAAAAATACCTTTGCAGACAAAACAAATGATTCTCGCTATGATGGAACTTTTGTTACAAGCTATAGAGGAAATTGGAATAAAGAAGCAACAGGTCTTACCACTATACCGGTATTATACAATGCAAATAATTTACCCGTTCAGCCGAATGATGCCATTCTTACTTTTCTGAATGATGATTCTCAAACACCAACCTATCCTTCAGGAGCAGGGCAAAGTGGTGTAGGAGCCGGTACATTACCGGGAAGAGCAGATTGGGTTATTGCGCCCAATGGTATTAGCAGAATGGTTTTCCCTGGTTTATGGAAAATAGGAACTTACCGTACAGATAACGGTAATGGTTTAGGATTTCCTAATGCAGGATTAACACGTCCATTTAATGCAGCTAAATTTTCAGAATTTTATTTCATCGCGGCAGAAGCTGCTGTAAAAGGAGCTTCAGGAGCGATGACTGCAAGAGATCTTATCAATGTAATTCGTGCAAGAGCCGGAAAATGGAAATTTAGTAATGCCCAAAATACTACCTATATAGCGGATAACAGTGCTGCGATGGTTGCTGCCACACCTTCAACCATTACAATTGATTATATTTTGGCAGAAAGATCCAGAGAATATTATGGCGAATTTTATAGATGGTACGATCTTATTAGAACGCAAAAGTGGCAGGAATATGCATCTTCTTATCAGATAGGAGGATCTAATTATGGAGATCATACGCCTCAGACGGTTACACGTAATATTCAGAAATTCCATTATTTAAGACCTATTCCTCAAAGTCAGCTTGATGCGATGGAAGTTTCTGCAGATATCAAGGCTAAATATCAAAACCCAGGATATTAA
- a CDS encoding SusC/RagA family TonB-linked outer membrane protein yields the protein MNVFLLNKTNRAALFFAMALLPSGLMYAQSKKDTVTKEKKIEEVVVIGYGTQRKESVTGSVASVKGDVLREVPSANITQALQGRTAGVDISQSSTKPGAAMQIRIRGTRSLSGDNNPLVVLDGIPFAGSLSDISSSDIKSIDILKDASATAIYGSRGANGVILVTSNRGTRGQKPRFSYSTFTGVQTLFSKYPMMDGPTFAKLRADAGIYTNGADESNDTNTDWQSLYYKPAMMTNHDISVSGGTEGGNYSAGLSYFKQDALIPLQNYERFSMRLALDQQVGKKFKFGFTTNTNYTKTEGNGVNSGAVVGYSPLVNPYNADGSLRSLMNTAGGNDNTWIFTRERLNNLDEKYVDESKIFASYNNLYGEVSLPLNGLKYRLNVGLDYRTTNSGNYVGVGVFSTNPATASSAGRGNNQNYHWVLENLLTYDRTFGKHKINAVGLYSAEGNRYISTYMSAKNVPADFFQYYNLGQSPQADISVNPNDQIYSQTGLISAMGRVMYTFDNKYMLTATLRADGASVLAPGNKWHTYPALSVGWNITNESFMKNIKALNLLKIRAGWGQTSNQAVSPYSTLGSLTVVPYNFGTTNGTGVYVNQAPNADLGWEYSKTQNYGVDFGLFHNRLTGTVEYYKTHTFDLLSNKSLPASSGLSYVTKNVAETENKGWEFSLNGIIFDNPDGFSWDAGVNLYTNKNKILALASGIDRDINNLWFVGHNINALYDFQYIGLWQAGDPYQSILEPGTPADVIGSIKVLYTGGYNADGTPVRAIGEADRQIFDTAPKFQGGFNMRFAYKNFELSTVGAFQKGGILISSLYGSASYLNRLTGRGNNVDVDYWTEDNTDAYYPRPGRHLSGDNPKYSSTLAMFDASYLKLRTITLGYNFDKELLKDMKITALKIYFTVTNPVVLFSPYHKFSGMDPEPNSVGDQNQAVSGYRPRQLIIGTNNPSTRNYLMGLNLTF from the coding sequence ATGAATGTATTTTTATTAAATAAAACCAACAGAGCAGCCCTGTTTTTTGCTATGGCTCTTTTGCCTTCTGGCTTAATGTACGCACAGAGTAAAAAAGATACCGTTACAAAAGAGAAGAAGATTGAAGAAGTTGTGGTAATTGGATACGGAACTCAGAGGAAAGAATCCGTGACAGGATCCGTGGCTAGTGTAAAGGGGGATGTACTTCGTGAGGTGCCTTCTGCAAACATCACACAGGCATTGCAAGGCAGAACGGCGGGTGTTGATATTTCTCAATCATCTACAAAGCCGGGTGCTGCGATGCAGATCCGTATCAGAGGGACACGATCTTTATCGGGAGATAACAATCCTCTTGTGGTTCTTGACGGGATTCCGTTTGCGGGCTCATTATCAGACATCAGCTCAAGTGATATCAAAAGTATTGACATTTTGAAAGATGCTTCTGCAACGGCCATTTATGGTTCCAGAGGTGCCAATGGTGTTATTTTAGTAACTTCAAACAGAGGAACAAGAGGCCAAAAACCGCGTTTTTCTTACAGTACTTTTACAGGAGTTCAGACATTGTTTTCGAAATATCCAATGATGGACGGGCCAACGTTTGCGAAACTCCGTGCAGATGCAGGAATATATACAAACGGAGCAGACGAATCTAATGATACCAATACAGACTGGCAAAGCTTATACTATAAACCGGCGATGATGACCAATCATGATATTAGTGTTTCCGGTGGAACAGAAGGAGGAAATTACAGTGCCGGCTTATCTTATTTCAAACAGGATGCATTGATTCCTCTACAAAATTATGAGCGATTTTCTATGCGTCTGGCTTTGGATCAGCAGGTTGGTAAAAAATTCAAGTTTGGTTTTACAACAAATACAAACTACACAAAAACAGAAGGTAATGGCGTAAATTCGGGAGCGGTCGTAGGATATTCTCCTCTTGTAAACCCTTATAATGCCGATGGAAGCTTAAGATCTTTGATGAATACCGCAGGTGGTAATGACAATACATGGATTTTTACTCGTGAAAGATTAAATAACCTTGATGAAAAATACGTTGACGAAAGCAAAATATTTGCATCATATAATAATCTATACGGAGAAGTGAGTTTGCCTCTTAACGGCCTTAAATATAGACTTAATGTAGGTTTGGATTACCGTACGACCAATAGTGGAAATTACGTAGGAGTAGGTGTTTTCAGTACAAATCCCGCTACGGCATCGTCTGCAGGAAGAGGAAATAACCAGAACTACCACTGGGTGTTGGAAAACTTACTGACATACGACCGCACCTTTGGCAAGCATAAGATCAATGCCGTTGGATTATATTCAGCGGAGGGCAACAGATATATAAGTACTTATATGAGTGCAAAAAACGTTCCCGCAGATTTTTTCCAGTATTACAATTTAGGGCAATCTCCACAAGCTGATATTTCAGTTAATCCGAATGATCAGATCTATTCTCAGACCGGTCTTATATCTGCCATGGGAAGGGTAATGTATACTTTTGATAATAAGTATATGCTTACGGCAACATTACGTGCAGATGGAGCATCAGTATTGGCTCCGGGAAACAAATGGCATACCTATCCCGCATTATCCGTAGGATGGAATATTACCAACGAATCTTTCATGAAAAATATAAAAGCTCTTAATCTTTTAAAAATTAGAGCAGGTTGGGGGCAGACTTCAAATCAGGCAGTTTCACCGTATTCTACATTAGGTTCACTGACGGTTGTTCCGTATAACTTTGGTACAACGAATGGTACCGGAGTGTATGTAAATCAGGCACCCAATGCCGATCTTGGATGGGAATATTCTAAGACTCAGAATTATGGAGTTGATTTCGGATTGTTTCATAACAGGTTGACTGGTACTGTTGAATATTACAAAACCCATACTTTTGATCTCTTATCTAATAAATCTCTTCCAGCTTCATCCGGTCTTTCATACGTAACTAAAAATGTTGCCGAAACAGAAAATAAAGGATGGGAATTTTCATTAAACGGAATTATTTTCGATAATCCCGACGGCTTTTCATGGGATGCGGGAGTTAATCTTTATACCAACAAGAACAAAATCTTAGCGCTGGCCTCTGGAATTGACAGAGATATCAATAACCTTTGGTTTGTAGGACATAACATCAACGCACTATATGATTTTCAGTATATAGGCTTATGGCAGGCAGGTGATCCCTATCAAAGTATTTTAGAGCCGGGAACTCCAGCTGACGTTATAGGATCTATTAAAGTTCTTTACACCGGAGGCTATAATGCAGACGGTACTCCTGTAAGAGCTATAGGGGAAGCAGACAGACAGATTTTTGATACGGCACCTAAATTCCAGGGAGGGTTTAATATGCGTTTTGCTTATAAAAATTTCGAACTTAGTACTGTAGGAGCATTCCAAAAAGGAGGAATTCTGATCAGTTCATTATATGGATCTGCAAGTTACCTTAACAGATTAACCGGAAGAGGAAATAACGTGGATGTAGACTATTGGACAGAAGACAACACCGATGCTTACTATCCAAGACCAGGTCGCCATTTGAGTGGTGATAATCCGAAGTATTCTTCAACATTAGCAATGTTTGACGCTTCATACCTTAAACTACGTACCATTACTTTGGGATACAATTTTGATAAGGAACTTTTAAAGGATATGAAAATTACAGCACTGAAAATATACTTTACTGTAACGAATCCTGTTGTATTATTCTCTCCTTATCATAAATTTTCAGGAATGGATCCGGAACCAAATTCCGTTGGCGATCAAAATCAGGCGGTAAGCGGCTATAGACCGAGACAGTTAATTATTGGAACCAATAATCCATCTACCAGAAACTACTTAATGGGACTTAATTTAACCTTTTAA
- the xylA gene encoding xylose isomerase, with product MNVLKGTKQFFPGVAPIKFEGKESRNPLAFRHYDAERVVMGKPMKEWMRFAMAWWHTLCADGSDPFGGPTIHHPWSQGTDAVSKAKYKMDAGFEFMNKMGFEYYCFHDIDLVDPADNWRDYEKNLQTIVEYAKEKQKETGIKLLWGTANVFTHERYMNGASTNPNFDVVACAGTQVKNSIDATIALGGENYVFWGGREGYMSLLNTDMKREKEHLARFLTMSRDYARKQGFQGTFLIEPKPMEPTKHQYDYDAETVIGFLKNYGLDKDFKLNLEVNHATLAGHTFEHELQAAVDAGMLGSIDANRGDNQNGWDTDQFPVDYFELAQAWLVILPNGGLGSGGINFDAKIRRNSIDAEDLFIAHVSGMDAFAKGLLVAADILENSDYKKLRTERYSSFDNGNGKAFEDGKLTLEDLQKIAHEIGEPQPKSGKQELFEAIVNMHI from the coding sequence ATGAACGTTTTAAAAGGAACAAAACAGTTTTTTCCTGGTGTTGCACCAATAAAATTTGAAGGTAAAGAAAGCAGAAATCCATTAGCATTTCGTCATTATGACGCAGAAAGAGTGGTGATGGGTAAGCCAATGAAAGAGTGGATGCGCTTTGCAATGGCTTGGTGGCACACGCTATGTGCAGACGGAAGTGATCCGTTTGGTGGTCCCACGATTCATCACCCTTGGAGTCAGGGTACTGACGCTGTTTCCAAAGCGAAATACAAAATGGATGCAGGATTTGAATTTATGAATAAAATGGGCTTTGAGTACTATTGTTTTCATGACATTGATCTGGTAGACCCTGCAGACAACTGGAGAGACTACGAGAAAAATCTACAGACCATTGTAGAATATGCCAAAGAAAAGCAGAAGGAGACGGGAATCAAGCTTCTTTGGGGTACAGCCAATGTTTTTACCCATGAAAGATACATGAACGGAGCATCTACCAACCCGAATTTTGATGTTGTTGCCTGTGCGGGAACTCAAGTTAAAAATTCCATCGATGCAACGATTGCATTGGGCGGGGAAAATTACGTTTTCTGGGGCGGAAGAGAAGGATACATGAGCCTTTTAAATACCGATATGAAACGTGAAAAAGAGCATCTTGCCCGTTTTCTTACCATGTCCCGTGATTATGCAAGAAAGCAGGGATTCCAGGGAACATTTTTAATTGAGCCTAAGCCAATGGAACCTACAAAACATCAGTATGATTATGATGCTGAAACCGTAATTGGTTTTTTAAAAAATTACGGATTGGATAAAGATTTTAAACTTAATCTTGAGGTTAATCATGCAACATTGGCAGGACATACTTTTGAACACGAACTGCAGGCAGCTGTTGATGCAGGTATGCTGGGAAGTATAGATGCCAATAGAGGTGATAACCAGAATGGCTGGGATACCGACCAGTTTCCGGTAGATTATTTCGAGCTTGCACAGGCATGGCTGGTAATTCTTCCTAATGGAGGACTGGGATCGGGAGGTATTAATTTTGATGCCAAAATCCGCCGAAATTCAATTGATGCAGAAGATCTTTTCATAGCGCATGTTTCCGGTATGGATGCCTTCGCAAAAGGATTGCTTGTAGCAGCTGATATTTTGGAAAACTCAGATTATAAAAAATTAAGAACAGAGAGATATTCATCTTTTGATAATGGAAATGGGAAAGCTTTTGAAGATGGTAAACTTACATTAGAGGATTTACAAAAAATAGCACACGAAATAGGGGAGCCTCAGCCAAAGAGCGGCAAGCAGGAACTATTCGAGGCGATTGTAAATATGCACATCTAA